A genomic segment from Pseudoduganella chitinolytica encodes:
- the pilB gene encoding type IV-A pilus assembly ATPase PilB: MSGLARALMQAGRLTPPQADALQKKSHADKLPFIDVLLASGIVNARDLALFCAETFAYPMLDLQAFAPAALPVKLIDQKLMQSQRVVALAKRGNKMSVAISDPTNTQALDQIKFQTESSVEPVIVPHDALVRLLQELGKSSEQLMGELAGDEGEIQFAEEQESTSVAEAPATDVEDAPIVRFLNKMLMDAVNMGASDLHFEPFEKFYRIRFRVDGVLIEHAQPPIAIKDKLVSRIKVLARLDISEKRVPQDGRMRLIVSPTKTIDLRISTLPTLFGEKTVMRILDATQAQMGIDALGYDPDQKALLLDAIARPYGMVLVTGPTGSGKTVSLYTCLNILNKPGINISTAEDPAEINLPGVNQVNVNDKAGLTFPVALKSFLRQDPDIIMVGEIRDLETADIAIKAAQTGHMVFSTLHTNDAPSTLTRLMNMGVAPFNIASSIVLITAQRLARRLCTCKQPVDISNDLLRRAGFKAHDLDGSWKPYGPVGCERCNGTGYKGRVGIYQIMPITPAIEALILAHGNAMQIAAQSESEGVKSLRQSGLVKVKAGLTSLEEVLGCTNE; this comes from the coding sequence ATGTCGGGCCTGGCACGTGCCTTGATGCAGGCAGGGCGGCTCACGCCCCCGCAGGCGGACGCGCTGCAAAAGAAATCCCACGCCGACAAGCTCCCGTTCATCGACGTGCTGCTGGCCAGCGGCATCGTCAACGCGCGCGACCTGGCGCTGTTCTGTGCCGAGACGTTCGCTTATCCGATGCTGGACCTGCAGGCGTTCGCACCGGCCGCGCTGCCCGTCAAGCTGATCGACCAGAAGCTGATGCAGAGCCAGCGCGTGGTGGCGCTGGCCAAGCGCGGCAACAAGATGTCGGTGGCGATCTCCGACCCCACCAACACGCAGGCGCTGGACCAGATCAAGTTCCAGACCGAGTCGTCGGTGGAACCCGTCATCGTGCCGCACGACGCACTGGTGCGCCTGCTGCAGGAACTGGGCAAGAGCAGCGAACAGCTGATGGGCGAGCTGGCCGGCGACGAAGGCGAGATCCAGTTCGCCGAGGAACAGGAATCGACGTCCGTGGCGGAAGCGCCGGCGACCGACGTCGAGGACGCGCCCATCGTGCGCTTCCTGAACAAGATGCTGATGGACGCCGTCAACATGGGCGCCTCCGACCTGCACTTCGAACCGTTCGAGAAGTTCTACCGCATCCGCTTCCGTGTCGACGGCGTACTGATCGAGCATGCGCAGCCGCCCATCGCCATCAAGGACAAGCTGGTCTCGCGCATCAAGGTGCTGGCGCGCCTGGACATCTCGGAAAAACGCGTGCCGCAGGACGGCCGCATGCGCCTGATCGTCTCGCCCACGAAGACCATCGACCTGCGCATCTCGACCCTGCCGACGCTGTTCGGCGAGAAGACCGTGATGCGGATCCTGGACGCGACGCAGGCCCAGATGGGCATCGACGCGCTGGGCTACGATCCGGACCAGAAGGCGCTGCTGCTGGACGCCATCGCCCGGCCCTATGGCATGGTGCTGGTGACGGGGCCGACGGGCTCCGGCAAGACCGTGTCGCTGTACACGTGCCTGAACATCCTCAACAAGCCCGGCATCAATATCTCGACGGCGGAAGACCCGGCCGAGATCAACCTGCCCGGCGTGAACCAGGTCAACGTCAACGACAAGGCGGGGCTGACCTTCCCCGTCGCGCTGAAGTCCTTCCTGCGCCAGGACCCGGACATCATCATGGTGGGCGAGATCCGCGACCTGGAGACGGCCGACATCGCCATCAAGGCGGCGCAGACGGGCCACATGGTGTTCTCTACCTTGCACACGAACGACGCGCCGTCCACCCTCACGCGCCTGATGAACATGGGCGTGGCGCCGTTCAATATCGCATCGTCGATCGTGTTGATCACGGCGCAGCGCCTGGCGCGCCGCCTGTGCACGTGCAAGCAGCCGGTGGACATCTCGAACGACCTGCTGCGGCGGGCCGGCTTCAAGGCGCATGACCTGGACGGCAGCTGGAAGCCGTACGGCCCGGTGGGCTGCGAGCGCTGCAACGGCACCGGCTACAAGGGCCGGGTGGGCATCTACCAGATCATGCCGATCACGCCGGCCATCGAGGCGCTGATCCTGGCGCACGGCAATGCGATGCAGATCGCCGCGCAGTCGGAAAGCGAGGGCGTGAAGTCGCTGCGCCAGTCCGGCCTCGTGAAGGTCAAGGCGGGCCTCACCAGCCTGGAAGAAGTGCTGGGCTGTACCAACGAATAG